In Rhizobium sp. WSM4643, the following are encoded in one genomic region:
- a CDS encoding TetR/AcrR family transcriptional regulator, whose product MEGSSAYQGDLSEMAKKSDEPVRKPRADAERNRLLLMETAKTVFADKGSSANLEEIARIAGVGIGTLYRHFPTRDALVSAIYRNETTQLAAAAKGLAETHPPVEALRLWLVQFVDYVVTKHGMSEVLESLVGGTSELYADSASLIIGAVNLLVDRAVATGEIHLAMDPLDILRALAGGASISCGPAWRDAARQLIDILIAGMKASR is encoded by the coding sequence ATGGAGGGTTCCTCCGCTTATCAAGGAGACCTCTCGGAAATGGCCAAAAAAAGTGACGAGCCCGTCCGAAAGCCGCGTGCGGATGCCGAACGCAATCGTCTGCTGCTGATGGAAACGGCAAAGACCGTCTTTGCCGACAAGGGTTCCAGCGCCAACCTGGAGGAAATCGCCCGCATCGCTGGCGTCGGCATCGGCACACTCTATCGCCATTTCCCGACGCGCGATGCACTGGTTTCCGCCATCTACCGCAACGAAACGACGCAGCTTGCCGCTGCCGCCAAAGGCCTTGCCGAGACACATCCGCCTGTCGAAGCGCTCCGCCTGTGGCTAGTGCAGTTCGTGGATTATGTCGTGACGAAACACGGCATGTCCGAGGTGCTGGAATCTTTGGTCGGCGGCACCTCCGAGCTCTATGCCGATTCAGCCAGTTTGATCATAGGCGCCGTCAATCTGCTGGTGGATCGCGCAGTCGCCACCGGTGAAATCCATCTGGCGATGGACCCGCTCGATATCCTGCGCGCCCTGGCGGGCGGCGCGAGCATCAGCTGTGGCCCTGCCTGGCGGGATGCGGCAAGGCAACTCATCGATATTCTGATTGCGGGTATGAAAGCCAGTCGCTGA
- a CDS encoding glycoside hydrolase family 25 protein has product MRPSAVPAILLAALILSGCAASSGAEDVLTPVPSAETTNAISKPSGPIPAAAVGDTTPQASTPQEALNWTGPEPQALVPADRPVGMPMPTERPVAILMPANPEADPDNSTKSPTRSRIYGHRFRDAKPINFGSTSPRKLAVHGVDVSRWQGEIDWETLQSQGANFVYIKATDGGDHLDPMFKKNWRRAKEAGLKHGAYHFFYWCRTAGEQADWFIRNVPREANALPPVIDVEWNGESSCKRRISPARVREKMQVFMDKLERHYGQRPIIYTAPDFYRDNLKGQMLDYPFWLRSVAAHPSKVYPGRKWLFWQYSGSGLSEGVDGKIDLNVFNGNENDWHDWMATR; this is encoded by the coding sequence ATGCGTCCCTCGGCAGTGCCAGCAATCCTCCTCGCCGCCCTGATCCTGTCGGGATGCGCCGCAAGCTCCGGCGCCGAAGATGTGCTTACCCCTGTGCCGTCGGCGGAAACGACCAATGCAATCAGCAAGCCGAGCGGCCCGATACCTGCTGCCGCCGTCGGCGATACCACCCCGCAGGCAAGCACGCCGCAGGAGGCGTTGAACTGGACAGGGCCGGAGCCGCAGGCGCTCGTGCCGGCGGACAGGCCGGTCGGCATGCCGATGCCGACGGAACGGCCGGTGGCGATACTGATGCCCGCCAACCCGGAAGCCGATCCCGATAACAGCACCAAATCGCCGACACGTTCGCGAATCTACGGTCACCGCTTCCGCGACGCCAAGCCGATCAACTTCGGCTCCACGTCTCCGCGAAAGCTTGCCGTGCACGGCGTCGATGTCTCGCGCTGGCAGGGCGAGATCGACTGGGAGACATTACAGTCACAGGGCGCCAATTTCGTCTACATCAAGGCGACGGACGGCGGCGATCACCTCGATCCGATGTTCAAGAAGAACTGGCGCCGGGCCAAGGAAGCCGGTCTGAAACACGGCGCCTATCATTTCTTTTATTGGTGCCGGACCGCCGGCGAACAGGCCGACTGGTTCATCCGCAACGTGCCCAGGGAAGCAAATGCCCTTCCGCCTGTTATCGACGTCGAATGGAACGGCGAATCGAGCTGCAAGCGGCGCATTTCCCCCGCCCGCGTCCGGGAAAAGATGCAGGTTTTCATGGACAAGCTGGAACGCCATTACGGCCAGCGCCCGATCATCTACACGGCGCCGGACTTCTACCGCGATAATTTGAAGGGCCAAATGCTCGACTATCCCTTCTGGCTGCGCTCGGTGGCCGCTCATCCCTCCAAGGTCTACCCCGGCCGCAAGTGGCTGTTCTGGCAGTATTCCGGCTCCGGCCTTTCCGAGGGCGTCGACGGCAAGATCGACCTCAACGTGTTCAACGGCAACGAAAACGATTGGCACGACTGGATGGCGACACGATAG
- the gcvP gene encoding aminomethyl-transferring glycine dehydrogenase yields the protein MTTPTEFQFTDYQPYDFANRRHIGPSPAEMTDMLKVIGYNSLDGLIDATLPPSIRQKEPLVWGAPMTEREALDKLRETANKNKVLVSLIGQGYYGTITPPVIQRNILENPAWYTAYTPYQPEISQGRLEALLNYQTMICDLTGLDVANASLLDEATAAAEGMAIAERVAKSKAKAFFVDADCHPQTIALIRTRAEPLGWSVIVGNPFTDLDPVDVFGAIFQYPGTHGHVHDFTGLISRLHQTGAIAVVAADILALTLLKSPGEMGADIAVGSSQRFGVPVGYGGPHAAYMSVKDAIKRSMPGRLVGVSVDARGNRAYRLSLQTREQHIRREKATSNICTAQVLLAVMASMYAVFHGPKGIKAIAQQVHQKAVLMAKGLEKLGYKVEPDAFFDTITVDVGHMQGLIMRAAVAEGVNLRKVGETKIGMSLDERTRPATLEAVWRAFGGNFTIADFEPSYRLPKGLLRTSDYLAHPIFHMNRAESEMTRYIRRLSDRDLALDRSMIPLGSCTMKLNATAEMLPITWPEFSDIHPFVPADQALGYREMIDDLIEKLCAVTGYDAFSMQPNSGAQGEYAGLLTIRNYHIANGDTHRDVCLIPTSAHGTNPASAQMVGMKVVVVKVRENGDIDLDDFRAKAEQHAANLSCCMITYPSTHGVFEETVKEICDLVHEHGGQVYLDGANMNAMVGLSRPGDIGSDVSHLNLHKTFCIPHGGGGPGMGPIGVKAHLAPYLPGHPETDGRSGAVSAAAFGSASILPISWSYCLMMGGEGLTQATKVAILNANYIAARLKGAYDVLYKSETGRVAHECIIDTRPLVDSSGVTVDDVAKRLIDCGFHAPTMSWPVAGTLMIEPTESETKAELDRFCEAMLAIREEARAIEDGRMDKVNNPLKNAPHTVEDLVGEWDRPYSREQACFPPGAFRVDKYWSPVNRVDNVYGDRNLICTCPPVESYAEAAE from the coding sequence AAGGAGCCGCTCGTCTGGGGCGCGCCGATGACCGAGCGCGAGGCGCTCGACAAGCTGCGCGAGACCGCCAACAAAAACAAGGTGCTGGTCTCGCTGATCGGCCAGGGTTACTACGGCACCATCACGCCGCCGGTCATCCAGCGCAACATCCTGGAAAACCCCGCCTGGTACACCGCCTATACGCCTTATCAGCCGGAGATCAGCCAGGGCCGCCTCGAAGCGCTCCTGAACTACCAGACGATGATCTGCGACTTGACCGGCTTGGACGTCGCCAACGCCTCGCTGCTCGACGAGGCAACCGCCGCCGCCGAAGGCATGGCGATCGCCGAGCGCGTCGCCAAGTCGAAAGCGAAGGCCTTCTTCGTCGATGCAGACTGCCATCCGCAGACCATCGCCCTCATCCGCACCCGCGCCGAGCCGCTCGGCTGGAGCGTCATCGTCGGCAATCCCTTCACCGATCTCGATCCCGTCGACGTCTTCGGCGCGATCTTCCAGTATCCCGGCACGCACGGTCACGTGCATGATTTCACCGGCCTGATCTCGCGCCTGCACCAGACCGGCGCCATTGCCGTGGTCGCCGCCGATATCCTGGCGCTGACGCTGCTGAAATCGCCCGGCGAAATGGGTGCCGATATCGCTGTCGGCTCCTCGCAGCGCTTCGGTGTCCCGGTTGGCTACGGCGGCCCGCATGCAGCCTATATGTCGGTCAAGGATGCCATCAAGCGCTCCATGCCCGGCCGCCTCGTCGGCGTTTCCGTCGATGCCCGCGGCAATCGCGCCTATCGCCTGTCGCTGCAGACCCGCGAACAGCATATCCGCCGCGAGAAGGCGACGTCGAACATCTGCACCGCCCAGGTGCTGCTTGCCGTCATGGCCTCGATGTATGCCGTCTTCCACGGCCCGAAGGGCATCAAGGCGATCGCCCAGCAGGTGCACCAGAAGGCCGTGCTGATGGCCAAGGGGCTGGAAAAGCTCGGTTACAAGGTCGAACCCGACGCCTTCTTCGACACCATCACCGTCGACGTCGGCCACATGCAGGGTCTGATCATGCGTGCCGCCGTCGCCGAAGGTGTCAATCTGCGCAAGGTCGGCGAAACGAAAATCGGCATGAGCCTCGACGAACGCACCCGGCCGGCGACGCTTGAAGCCGTCTGGCGCGCCTTCGGCGGCAATTTCACCATTGCCGATTTCGAGCCCTCCTATCGCCTGCCGAAGGGCTTGCTCCGCACCAGCGATTACCTCGCCCATCCGATCTTCCACATGAACCGCGCCGAAAGCGAGATGACGCGTTATATCCGCCGGCTTTCTGATCGCGACTTGGCGCTCGACCGCTCGATGATCCCGCTCGGCTCCTGCACGATGAAACTCAACGCGACGGCGGAAATGCTGCCGATCACCTGGCCGGAATTCTCGGATATCCATCCCTTCGTGCCGGCCGACCAGGCGCTCGGCTACCGCGAGATGATCGACGACCTGATCGAAAAGCTCTGCGCCGTCACCGGCTACGACGCCTTCTCCATGCAGCCGAATTCGGGCGCTCAGGGTGAATATGCCGGCCTGCTGACCATCCGCAACTATCATATCGCCAATGGCGATACCCATCGCGACGTCTGCCTGATCCCGACCTCGGCACACGGCACCAACCCGGCCTCGGCCCAGATGGTCGGCATGAAGGTGGTCGTCGTCAAGGTGCGCGAAAACGGCGATATCGATCTTGACGATTTCCGCGCCAAGGCTGAGCAGCATGCGGCAAACCTCTCTTGCTGCATGATCACCTACCCTTCGACGCACGGCGTCTTCGAGGAGACCGTCAAGGAAATCTGCGATCTCGTGCATGAGCATGGCGGCCAGGTCTATCTCGACGGCGCCAACATGAATGCCATGGTTGGCCTGTCCCGCCCCGGTGACATCGGCTCCGACGTTTCGCATCTCAACCTGCACAAGACCTTTTGCATTCCGCATGGCGGCGGCGGACCCGGCATGGGCCCGATCGGGGTCAAGGCGCATCTGGCACCCTATCTGCCCGGCCATCCCGAAACCGACGGCCGTTCGGGTGCGGTTTCAGCCGCCGCCTTCGGCTCGGCCTCTATCCTGCCGATCTCCTGGAGCTATTGCCTGATGATGGGCGGCGAAGGCCTGACGCAGGCAACCAAGGTGGCGATCCTCAACGCCAACTATATCGCCGCCCGGTTGAAGGGCGCCTATGACGTGCTCTACAAATCGGAAACCGGCCGCGTCGCGCATGAATGCATCATCGACACCCGTCCGCTGGTCGATAGCTCGGGCGTCACGGTCGACGACGTCGCCAAGCGCCTGATCGACTGCGGCTTCCATGCCCCGACCATGAGCTGGCCGGTCGCCGGCACGCTGATGATCGAGCCGACGGAAAGCGAGACCAAGGCCGAACTCGACCGTTTCTGCGAGGCGATGCTGGCGATCCGCGAGGAAGCCCGCGCCATCGAGGATGGCCGCATGGACAAGGTGAACAACCCGCTGAAGAACGCCCCGCACACGGTGGAAGATCTCGTCGGCGAATGGGATCGTCCCTACAGCCGCGAACAGGCCTGCTTCCCGCCCGGCGCCTTCCGCGTCGACAAATACTGGTCGCCGGTCAACCGCGTCGACAACGTCTATGGCGACCGCAACCTGATCTGCACCTGCCCGCCGGTGGAAAGCTACGCCGAGGCGGCGGAGTAG
- a CDS encoding flagellar basal body rod C-terminal domain-containing protein: protein MSTLGITSTALSGMRAQTTRVGAIANNITNSSTPGYARLNTSLTSVVQAGVQAVINPTASNVDPATELTDLIEAEQSYRANAVVFETGADMWEMLMSIKRD, encoded by the coding sequence ATGAGCACGTTGGGAATTACGAGCACTGCTCTTTCGGGGATGCGAGCACAGACGACGCGTGTCGGCGCAATTGCCAACAACATCACCAACAGCAGCACGCCGGGCTATGCCAGGCTGAACACCAGCCTCACCTCCGTGGTGCAAGCCGGCGTCCAGGCCGTCATCAACCCGACCGCGTCAAATGTCGATCCGGCCACCGAACTGACTGATCTGATTGAAGCCGAACAGAGCTATAGGGCAAACGCGGTTGTCTTCGAAACCGGCGCCGACATGTGGGAAATGCTGATGAGCATCAAGCGCGACTGA
- a CDS encoding SDR family NAD(P)-dependent oxidoreductase yields the protein MSELFGATSTTDEVLAGVDLKGKRVLVTGISAGLGVETARVLAAHGAQVTGTARDLAKARAATEAVRAGAANGGSLDIVELDLASLTSVRACANALTSDGRPFDVVIANAGVMAAPFGRTADGFETQFGTNHLGHFVLVNRIVPLVKSGGRVVIVASSGHRMAPFSLDDLNFESKTYEPWAAYAQSKTANILFTVELDRRLKERGIRATALHPGGIQTELGRHLDPDMIEGMIAQINAALTADGKPPFQWKTIPQGAATSVWAGFVAPADAVGGRYCENCHVSEVTDAEISPISEGVRTYALDPETARALWAKSENMVGERF from the coding sequence ATGAGTGAACTTTTTGGCGCGACATCAACCACCGATGAGGTGCTTGCCGGCGTTGATCTCAAGGGCAAGCGCGTTCTGGTGACGGGTATTTCGGCCGGTCTCGGCGTGGAAACCGCGCGCGTGCTGGCGGCCCATGGAGCGCAGGTGACGGGTACGGCACGTGACCTTGCAAAGGCGAGGGCGGCAACGGAAGCCGTGCGCGCCGGTGCGGCCAATGGCGGCAGCCTGGATATCGTCGAGCTTGATCTTGCCTCTTTGACAAGCGTGCGCGCCTGCGCCAATGCGCTCACTTCGGATGGTCGCCCCTTCGATGTCGTCATTGCCAATGCCGGCGTAATGGCCGCTCCCTTCGGCCGCACCGCCGATGGCTTCGAAACGCAGTTCGGCACTAATCATCTCGGTCATTTCGTGCTGGTCAACCGCATCGTACCGCTCGTCAAATCGGGCGGCCGGGTGGTGATCGTCGCATCCTCGGGCCATCGCATGGCACCTTTCAGCCTCGACGACCTCAATTTCGAGAGCAAGACCTATGAGCCCTGGGCGGCCTATGCCCAGTCGAAAACTGCAAATATCCTGTTCACAGTGGAACTCGACCGGCGCCTCAAGGAGCGCGGCATCCGTGCAACGGCACTGCATCCCGGCGGCATCCAGACCGAGCTCGGCCGTCATCTCGACCCTGACATGATTGAAGGCATGATAGCGCAGATTAACGCAGCACTCACCGCCGACGGCAAGCCACCCTTCCAGTGGAAGACGATTCCGCAGGGTGCGGCTACCTCGGTCTGGGCAGGTTTCGTCGCCCCGGCAGATGCGGTCGGCGGCAGATATTGTGAGAATTGCCACGTCTCCGAAGTGACGGATGCGGAGATCAGTCCGATTTCCGAAGGCGTGCGCACCTACGCGCTCGACCCCGAGACGGCCAGGGCATTGTGGGCCAAAAGCGAGAATATGGTCGGCGAGCGCTTCTAG